Proteins from a genomic interval of Onychostoma macrolepis isolate SWU-2019 chromosome 17, ASM1243209v1, whole genome shotgun sequence:
- the LOC131522749 gene encoding uncharacterized protein LOC131522749: MHGSAMKGTVLCAGRKNDLCVCNRAEDGDKEDAGDSVDLYAEVEETQISGGEDGGDEWSELEGVLEGGGSGKSSGEQNNARAGVDNEMSTSGGGGDKRDESKNKRERGLRKGASAGVQGGTGEGEGEEKMIVQEVVLVDIIDTTGTNVLKRKKGEGGEGNAKKLRDGNEMEQRRTNLKKNYLKEVTVTVDICNVNARAEDIIKAIAGKIGEEMSWR; the protein is encoded by the exons ATGCACGGGAGTGCAATGAAGGGAACTGTACTGTGTGCTGGAAGGAAAAATGACCTGTGTGTGTGCAACAGAGCAGAAGATGGTGACAAGGAAGATGCGGGAGACTCTGTTGATTTGTATGCTGAAGTGGAAGAGACCCAAATATCGGGTGGTGAGGACGGAGGTGATGAGTGGAGTGAGCTGGAAGGCGTTCTGGAAGGAGGAGGATCTGGGAAAAGTAGCGGAGAGCAGAATAACGCAAGAGCTGGGGTGGATAACGAAATGTCAACCAGCGGTGGTGGGGGAGATAAGAGGGATGAGAGCAAAAACAAACGAGAAAGAGGATTGAGAAAAGGAGCGTCGGCGGGAGTACAAGGAGGAACAGGAGAAGGAGAAGGGGAAGAAAAGATGATTGTGCAGGAGGTTGTCTTGGTGGACATAATAGACACAACAGGGACAAATGTGCTTAAGAGGAAAAAGGGGGAAGGTGGAGAAGGCAATGCCAAAAA ACTAAGAGATGGAAATGAGATGGAACAAAGGAGAACCAACCTCAAGAAGAACTACCTGAAAGAAGTGACGGTGACGGTGGATATCTGTAATGTGAATGCAAGGGCAGAAGACATCATAAAAGCGATAGCGGGAAAGATCGGAGAGGAAATGTCTTGGCGGTAA